In the genome of Caenorhabditis elegans chromosome IV, the window ttgattttataattACACAGTGATGCACCTTTGAATGTAGTGTTTTTACTGCTTTTTCAACTCCCACCTCCTTACCGTATTCCCAAAtcacacatttttctatttttttccgtCGTCATCAATCATGTTTCGCTTTTCtatgcttcttcttctacaaTCATCCCGTCACATTTCCAGCCAATCGAGCACGTCGTCTGTCAATCCACCTCATCATTATCTACCTCACAAATCGTTCCCACTCTCTATCTCCACCCattttcttcatctttttgaCGGCTCCAAAAGCCCCATAAAAACTTATCCTGTGCCCAGCCAGTTCATCCAGTTTTTAGAGCagctcttcttttttttcctttccttgttttgttatttgatgctctttctctcacttttccattctttttttcaaccgACACCACCGCCGGTACTAGTGTGTTCAATCTTACTCTTCATCTTGCTCCCACACACACTTTCCTCATCTTTCAACTGATTCTTGATCAACTCTAAACCAACAATCTCTAGGATTAAGTGAGAGGACAACATGGAGCCCATCATCGTtcatttccacttttttcggAGAGTTTCAATGAGTCTTTAGAAAAACAAGAATAGCGGGTAAACCACCTATTGTctcctaaaaaaattttgtgttacTTCGTTGGTTTTCTTatagatttttctcaaatatggAATCATTGGTGTTTTTCTTATTAGAATTACTCTGGtcgatcaatttttgaagacaTAGAAAAAGATTGAAACTCTGACTTCTGACTTCATCGAGTTTagtaagtttaaaatttttgataaactgaTTTCCAAAATCTGATTTCCTGATACACGACTCATACCGTattactacagtaacccgataGTGCTCGGCCCTTGAGAGTGTATCGTTTAGTTTTTCCTatgaaattattaatattaataATGATCTTATAAGCTACaagaaatctttttaaaaaatctgcttCTACAAAAATTACGAATATCATAATCTCATAGCttcaaaaatcagagaaaatcCTTAATCTGCACCAAAACTCAATCCCAGGAATAATAAAATCTCGCGAGAATTCATGGACAATTATTTTGAGATCATCCATTCGTTGGGGGCATCATGAAAGTTAAAGTTAACTAGACGCGGGATCATATACCACatgttcaattttccagatgtcatccatttttcttccGTTTTCTCAAGTATTTTTCTAACACTGGTGCCCCCGGAAACTAATGGAATTGAGATAAAAGTTTAGGGAAATTGCGTGGAAACTATAGAGACGCAGCGAAATCATCAATCCGTTGCTCTTTTTCCCACTGTTTCGCAGGTTTATTGGCACCTCCGCGCTGATCCTGGTCGCAagtcttctcatttttccaacaTGATTTTGCAgagcgaaaaattaaaactcatCTGGCATTATCtgaatccatttttttttaaattaaaatatagcTACCATACAATATGTCAATAATTACAGTAACCGACGTTATATTACTTGataataatataaataaaaattggaacacCTTTCCTTCCGAcctagaataatttttttgtacaaaaaatgcaCACTAGTGCAGTCTTcagcttcaaaaattaaaatccgtctattttctgtaattgaaaaaatagttttttttgaaaatgttgagaatATCCTAAATCATTTTGCACCTGAAAATATCATGAAATCTAAAAAGTTCTTATGAAACAACTGCCCATCAATTTTGCCTCTCTTGGATTGTCCATGTCCTTTCCGACGTGACGTTGACATTTCCtcatttcatcaaaaaactgaGAGCATGtcatttctctctctctctccatcCTCACCTCATTGTGTTCTTGTTATTTTTCGTCTCTGATTGTAACAGACACCACAAATACAACTGGAGTGTCCCCTTTTCTCCGTTGTGGGAAGTGTTTTTTGGTTCAATGAAAAGAACAATCTTTGATTGACATCCTTTTTTGGTAATTCTTGAAAtcatctaaaaaaatattatttgagtTTTGGATACTGAAAGTTtatgtcacattttttgttctgaGTTTTAGTAGTTTATGATAGATACcgtattatttttattggtCATGCATATCTtcttatgtttcaaaaaataattatccaATTCACTAATTTAAGTAGCACGACGCGACATGTATCGCCAGGGAACCAATCAATCGGTGTGCTCCGATGCCGATGAGTTCACACCAGAAGAACTTCAAGAATTTGCTCAAGCCTTCAAATTGTTTGACAAGGATGGAAACAACACAATGAATATCAAAGAATTGGGTGAAGCAATGCGTATGCTTGGTCTGAATCCAACTGAAGAAGAGCTTCTTAACATGGTTAACGAGTATGATGTGGATggtaatggaaaaattgattttggagaattttgtaaaatgatGAAGGAAATGAACAAAGAAACTGATCAAGAGTTGATTCGGCTTGCtttcaagtgagtttttctcttatttttctgtaatttttagtGGTTTCCATAAAATCAAACAACACACAGAAACTGATGAAATGCAAatattttgacactttttaaTGTCCtgaatataaatttcaaatcctcTTTCAAGTGAACAAAAATCAACGTTGACCCGTTTTCAGAGTGTTTGATAAAGATGGAAACGGGTACATTACTGCACAAGAGTTCAAGCATTTCATGACTACAATGGGTGAAAGATTCAGTGAGGAAGAGGTTGATGAGATTATTCGAGAAGTTGATAAGGATGGCGATGAACAGGTAAGACATGATTCTGgatgaattaaaaaacatgATTGATTAGTTTGatgaaaaacaacaatacAGATTCCCTATATGTATGAAtctctttaattttcagatcgacTTAGACGAGTTCGTCAACATGGTTGCTCCGATTGTATCGGATGGTACCAAAACTGATCCATTCCTCGAACCAACTGCCTCCACTAATCCACCTACCAAATAAACTTTGTCACTTAAATTACAACAAACTGCCTATCTTTTTCCAATTGATACTACTTATTTCTAACTGAgtcaaaaatgtacaaaactcCCGATGCATTCCCTCATTTTAATATCGCTAGGTGTTATCCGGTAGAAATCATTTGTGCAGAAACCCTGTGGACCATtactttttcttcgttttcattCCATTTGATAATTGATCTCTGTTTAATGTATTTATTTGGTCTCTatgtaattcaattttttgaatcaataaaaataaaacatgagTCTTTGATgatgacaacttttttctaacagattcgaatagaaaacacagaatttgtcaatttattgaaacatgACCGAATCTCTGTTTCTCCACATCTCTGCGTTGTTTGCCACTTAATCGTCAAATATGTGTTGTtcagttcagtttttttgcatttagaGAATGAGTAAAAATAGTGGAGATCTACATTTTCATGTCAATGATGTACCACataaatcggcaattttctttttcggaCTTCAGCAGATGCTCGTTTGTATTTCAGCTTTACTTGTAACTCCATACtttgtttccaatttattATGTGCTGGAGCGGAAACTACTGAAGTCAGGTTGGTTGAAATATATTACAACAATTTGAACTGGCTTTACTGTTTTCCATACGTAACACTATGTAATTCTTGTTGCGTGTTTTGAATCCGGACATTTGTCTTCTGAAGTTAACTGAATAAAGGACACTGGGACTACTCTTGATTGtttttatcttcaaaataagttATTTCTACCAACTAAAAATTCAGAGTTCAACTAATTGCCGCTACATTCATCTCCAGTGGAATTGCAAcaatactacaaactacgttCGGTCTAAGGTTTTATGATACTAAACCGGATATTTTATGACACATACTGTCTGCAGATTAGCCATACTTCACGGTCCATCGTTTGCCTTTTTTCCTGCTTTACACACCTTTGGGGATGTCTACCCATGTAATTCGGATACTGATACAACACAATGGAAGGAAAAATTACAGATGGTTAGTGGAAAGCTTTAATAAACTTTCGCTGGACTATGAAACGTTACAATATTGGCCCAGTATAATCCTCTATAGATAATttaaaaagctaatttttcataactgaaaaatacgtgaattttttcagatatcagGTTCACTGTTTGTTGCAGTTTTAATTATGCCTTTCCTGGGGATTACTGGAATGGTTGGAAGAATTGCAAAACATATTGGCCCAATTACAATTGTACCTATGCTAATGCTTTTATGTATTGGAACTGTACAAGATATTGAGCAAAAAGTCTCGCACCATTGGATTTCGATTGTCGAAATCTTACTTCTCATTATCTTTGTAGTTTTATTGGAAGAGTTCGAAGTTCCGATGCCAGCATTCTCTATGGAAAAGAAGGCATTTTACACTGCTAAGATGAAGATATTCAGTCAGTTTCCggtagaaaatattatttaaaccacaatttcaacatttctaaTTACAGTATCTCCTGGGAATCATGATAGCTTGGTTTGTGTGTTGGATACTAACAATCACTGATCTAGAGCCATATGGATGTTCTGCAAGAACTGATAGGAATGAAAGTTTATTTGTATTAGAAAATACTCCATGGATTCAAATTCAATACCCTCTTCAATATGGGCTTCCAAAATTAAGTGCTCCATTGATAATTGCATTCAGTGCTTCAATGTTAGCTGCAACGATAGAAAGTATTGGAAATTATGGTGAGCATTCCTCacgttttaaacatttaaaatctaTTGATCTATAGGAATATGTGCTCGGATTTGTCAGCAAGGAAGTCCTCCATCTTCAAGTATGAATCGGGCATTTGTTGTAGAAGGTTTTGGAAGTATGTTAGCAGCATTAATGGGAGTTGGAACTGGTGTTACAACTTATTCAGAGAATATTGCAATTATGCAAGTCACAAAAGTTAGTAGTTTGTGGCATTAATGATATtacaatatttgaatttcaggtAACCAGTCGAATAACAATGCAATGTGCCGGAgtaattctaattttaatgggtattttctcgaaattcgcTGCATTTCTTGCAATGATACCTGAAGCTATAATTGGAGGAGTATTAACTGCTGGAATGAGTATGATTTGTGGAgttgcattttcaaatttacaatcAGTTGATCTACGGCTTTCAAGAAACTTGACAATAATTGGACTTTCAATTATTCTTGGATGCACAATTCCAGCTCACTTTGAGAAATCACCTCTTCATAGTGGAAATAAGACAATTGATgacatttttggaacattattaaaaatgagaatgcTTGTTGGAGGATTAATTGCATTTTGTTTAGATATTATTGCTAGTGGAGCAACAAGAAAGCAAAGAGGATTTGAAGATAAGTTAGAGAAGATTGAAATATCAGTGGAAAAGAATGGATTCGCATTGTCTTCATTTGCAAATcagactattttgaaaattccatcaCTTACAAAACTTCCAATTGTTCCGTCTGAAAAGTCAATAAGAAGAATAGAAGAATTAAGAATGAAAGTAATTGACCATaagatttaaatttatatttttaattaataaacaatttttataatatttttttctttgctcttataattttttcttacttCCATGGAAAGTCCTTCAATTGCCCATTCGGACTATGAGATTTGtgaataaatcgaaaaatcaaaaatctgaagaaTAATCGGTTTCGCAAGTCTATAGATTCCGGagatcaaaataaaaaccggttaatcttaaaaaaattttcttgctAAGACTTCTCTTTGATGTTTCATTCGGACTTTATCTCATCTTCTCACGGATGATGTTCCCAGCGAGTCACCTCCTATGTCTATCGCGTGTGTTTGTATTTTAGTCGTTTAGGTGTGATTTTAACTTGGATTcagggtgcgcggcaattggCGACCGCCAGTTCTACAAAATGAGACGGTTGGGCATGTTTCctcgatatttttcattaaaattagaatatagaaacatattttctttatttgaaattaacttttatttgacTTTGAACAACCGataaagtgttcaaaaattgtccaaatgttgaaaataatttgttacCGCCACATGCTGATCTATCACTGCAAAAGTTGGACAGACAAAGCATCACTTTCAATCTTATAACTttcgttttgaaatatttcagtttatttCTGCACTAATTTCAAACCATGTAAAACTGCGCCAAAATCAATTTGTCGCAGGTTTCAGCGACTTTAAAGTTGTTTTGGGAAATGCAAGGATTCTAAAATCTTAATGGTTTAGCGAAAAGCTGTGCCGCTAAAAATTGTGTAGCGACATGacttttaaatggaaaatatcCCATTTTAAAGTCTGAAAGTAAAACAATACCATGTTAATAAAGAGAAAGCGTACAGACCCATTTTCCACGCCCTTTTAGCAGATTTTAGCTTTGATTGTGGGCGGAACGCGCGCGAGTGTagaatttgttgatttttagcATTAATTTTTCGCTAGCGACctatttgatgaattttcgcGCACAAAATGTTTGATTCTCCTAATttgcgcaatttttttttgaaataacaatGATCAATTCATTTTCCAGTCTTTCAGTTGTTTTCCTTTGGGCGATGAAATTTATAAAGTACATTATCACAATTCTTCTGGCATTTCTGGGATTTTACATGTTGTCATGGAGGTCTTTCAACAACGGTTCAAccaaaattggtaattttttgcTTTGCTAATTTCTTCATAATTTGGTTAtgttattgaaatttgtttgcaTGTACATAATTTACATACTTTCATTTAGCTCtcttatacaatttttattttcagaaagtaagTTTCTGTACTTGGATTCAAGTAGAAGTGCACATAACATTTGTGCTCTTCCAATCTATGATTATTGGGATACATCTATCAAAAATGTAATGCATGAGTACAATCCGGCTAGGAATTGTTATAAAAACTACGTTCAATGGACGGAACTCGTGAACTCCACTTGGAGAATCGTAAAAGATGGTGCAAACTGTTTGGCAAGGTTTGTAGAGCACATATccattattttgtttttcttacaTAAAATGGTGATAGACGGTTGTTGCAGGTGTTTTTCTGGAATTGGTGGctctaaaaatgtaaaaattggaCCGTGGATGAAGCCAGGACACGTGGATTGTGAATTCTTAGAGACAGTATGCTGGGAGGATAATATTGAAGTCTATGGACACATTCATACTCAGATCATACCAAGGTAagtattttcagaagaaatctCTTCTAcggcaaaaaaatatgtttgctCAATGGCTTAAAGAAAGTATTTTTTAGcagaaaagcttgaaaaagttatttttactttaaaaataaataaaagtttcagaaaagctTCACCAACAAAGTTCAAAGATGCTCCAAATGTGTTCATTTTCACAATAGACGCAATGAACACTGGAATGGCCAAGCGATCATTTCCGAAGTTATTATCATACTTcaaaaacgaatttcaaaTGATTGAATTCCCATTTGTAAACAAAGTAGGTGAAAATAGTCGACCCAATGGATTACCATTATGGttcggaaaatcgattgaaGGTGGCAGGCGGGTGACGGGTGATGATGTAGAAGTTGACTGGGATTGGAATCAATATTGTGAGACATATTTGGATAATTcttcacatatttttaaagatttcaaaGATCACGGATACGCGGTAGCACGCTTATTGtaatatgtaaaaaataaaacttcttTAGACAATGCTTTTCGAAGATTGGGAAGGTAATGTAGTAGATTCATGGCCAACTTGTGTTGGATTTGAAGAACCACCAACTGATCACACGTTTAGACCATTTGCATCTGTCAGTGAAACTCATGGAATGGAAATTACTAAAAGACATTTGAGTGGAAAGTTCTGTAGAGAAACTCATCATGCTATTATGGAACTGTTGGAACAAGGAATAGAAGCATATAAAGGTAAGATTTATGAACTTCATTTGCTGAtgtcaaattaattttagacCGTCCAATATTCTCATGGTTATGGTTAGCATGGGTTGCCCATGATTGGATTGATGGGGCTGCTCGAGTGGATGAGTATCTAGTCAACTATTTCAAGAAACACAACAACATGTTTGATAATTCTTTTGTCATGTTTGTCTCTGATCATGGACTACGAACTGGAAAGGTAAATTAATGGGTTGAATAAGCAAGCAATATCAAGTTCAATTCTAGCATATGCGTACTGAAATTGGAGCATTCGAACGAGATAATCCATTCCTCTCAATTTCAATTCCCAAAAGATTCCGTGCCacgaaatttggaattttagaaactttaaattttgattcaaaacaaTTACAAACTCATTTTGACGTCAGAGCAACTTTATTGGatattttgaaggttttttatTATTGGTTCGCTGcagtcaatttttcttcatctcaTATATTCAGTTTCAACCAACGTCTAAATTCATGGATCGtcaacagaaaaatattcCTGATGAAAAAGGACATTCGTTAATACGAAAACAACCAGATTTTCCAAGAACTTGTGCAACTTTGCCAATTCCACAGCAATGGTGTATTTGTCAGGTTGATAAGTTTGAAATTCATAAGTGAGTCAaataataatcaatttttaattttttttttcaaatgaaattactagtgaaactttaaaaaatcacttgggtgaaaaattattaaaccaCGTTCATCGGAAGTTGAAGAAGTTAAACGTATCGGAAATTTGTGAAACATTTCGGCTTAGCAAGGTATGTGTACTTTTATCAATATTGGTAATTTCACGTTCATAGTTTCAGGTGACAAGTTTGATTGAATATGGATATGTTCGAACAATGAGGACATACAAAATCTCTGTAGAAACTACAATATCAAGTTACGCCcactttgaaacatttgtgACTTATGATATCGAAACAGATAttgcgaaattcgaaaaagtgaCTCGATTGGATAATTATGCGATGACAACAGACTGTACAAAGCCTATACGACAAAGTCCTTTGTGctattgcaaaaatattaattttccgTTGAGAATATTATTAAGGATGATTTTAtgataaaattcagaattatTAGAATAACGATTTTGTTGAAATGCCTTACTCAAATTAAGTAAGCCCGTTCACCAACGGCGTAGCTGTTATCTGCAAACAGTTGAGGCTTAAAAGATGCCACCGGAATGATTATACAATTTGAGCAAAGTTCAAGTATATTGAGaagtctcaaaattttctatttaggAGATATCTTATTGTGTCGAGGTTATAAGTGCAAAAGacatttgtttgaaaaaaagttgaatcacagcgaaaaaaaatatgaaaagaaaaaaagagaaaaatccGAGTCAAAacagaataatttattgaCTTACAATCTTATGGTCAATTACTTTCATTCTTAATTCTTCTATTCTCCTTATTGACTTTTCAGAAGGAACAATTGGAAGTTTTGTAAGAgatggaattttcaaaatagtctgATTTGCAAATGAAGACAATGCGAATCCATTCTTTTCCACTGATATTTCAATCTTCTCTAACTTATCTTCAAATCCTCTTTGCTTTCTTGTTGCTCCACTAGCAATAATATCTAAACAAAATGCAATTAATCCTCCAACAAgcattctcatttttaataatgttccaaaaatgtcATCAATTGTCTTATTTCCACTATGAAGAGGTGATTTCTCAAAGTGAGCTGGAATTGTGCATCCAAGAATAATTGAAAGTCCAATTATTGTCAAGTTTCTTGAAAGCCGTAGATCAACTgattgtaaatttgaaaatgcaacTCCACAAATCATACTCATTCCAGCAGTTAATACTCCTCCAATTATAGCTTCAGGTATCATTGCAAGAAATGCAgcgaatttcgagaaaatacccattaaaattagaattacTCCGGCACATTGCATTGTTATTCGACTGGTTacctgaaattcaaatattgtaATATCATTAATGCCACAAACTACTAACTTTTGTGACTTGCATAATTGCAATATTCTCTGAATAAGTTGTAACACCAGTTCCAACTCCCATTAATGCTGCTAACATACTTCCAAAACCTTCTACAACAAATGCCCGATTCATACTTGAAGATGGAGGACTCCCTTGCTGACAAATTCGAGCACATATTcctttaaataattaatatttaataaaaaattaagtcCTGGATCCATGGATCTCACCATAACTTCCAATACTTTCTATCATTGCTGCTAACATTGAAGCAGTAAATGCAATCACCAATGGAGCACTCAATCTGGGGAATCCGAACTGAAGAGGGTATTGAATTTGAATCCATGGAGTATTTTCTAATACAAATAAACTGTCATTCCGATCAGTTCTTGCAGAACTTCCATATGGCTCTAGATCAGAAATTGTAAGTATCCAACACGCAAACCAGGCTATCATTATTCCCAAGAGATACTGTAATCAAATGTGAAATATAATAGGAACAACTTTCCTGACCGGAAACtggctgaacagttttattttcatgGTGTTGAATTTCTTCTGTTCCATGGAAAAAGCTGGGATGGGTACTTCATATTCTTCCAATAACACCACAAAAGCAATAAGAATTAGAATTTCGATAATAGATATCCAGTGAAGTGAGACTTTATGTTCAATATCGGGAATCACTCCAATGCAAAGTAGAATTAACATAGGTACAATTGTAATTGGACCAATATGTTTAGCCATTCTTCCAACCATTCCAGTCAACCCCAGAAAGGGCATGATTAGTACTGCCGCAAATAGTGATCcggaaatctaaaaattttaactgaaatcttagaaatatttgtttaagttttttaaagcttatGTTCTATACCAATTGCAGTCTTTCCCTCCATTGTGTAGTATCAGTATCAGAATTGCATGGATAAAGATCTCCAAATG includes:
- the cal-4 gene encoding EF-hand domain-containing protein (Confirmed by transcript evidence), which gives rise to MNRIGPRRRGFRTRQNGNSQQKEIVEPVMASGVCVHSVLPFKSANAADCLARRDMYRQGTNQSVCSDADEFTPEELQEFAQAFKLFDKDGNNTMNIKELGEAMRMLGLNPTEEELLNMVNEYDVDGNGKIDFGEFCKMMKEMNKETDQELIRLAFKVFDKDGNGYITAQEFKHFMTTMGERFSEEEVDEIIREVDKDGDEQIDLDEFVNMVAPIVSDGTKTDPFLEPTASTNPPTK
- the cal-4 gene encoding EF-hand domain-containing protein (Confirmed by transcript evidence), whose translation is MASGVCVHSVLPFKSANAADCLARRDMYRQGTNQSVCSDADEFTPEELQEFAQAFKLFDKDGNNTMNIKELGEAMRMLGLNPTEEELLNMVNEYDVDGNGKIDFGEFCKMMKEMNKETDQELIRLAFKVFDKDGNGYITAQEFKHFMTTMGERFSEEEVDEIIREVDKDGDEQIDLDEFVNMVAPIVSDGTKTDPFLEPTASTNPPTK
- the cal-4 gene encoding EF-hand domain-containing protein (Confirmed by transcript evidence), which encodes MYRQGTNQSVCSDADEFTPEELQEFAQAFKLFDKDGNNTMNIKELGEAMRMLGLNPTEEELLNMVNEYDVDGNGKIDFGEFCKMMKEMNKETDQELIRLAFKVFDKDGNGYITAQEFKHFMTTMGERFSEEEVDEIIREVDKDGDEQIDLDEFVNMVAPIVSDGTKTDPFLEPTASTNPPTK
- the T07G12.2 gene encoding Solute carrier family 23 member 2 (Confirmed by transcript evidence), with protein sequence MSKNSGDLHFHVNDVPHKSAIFFFGLQQMLVCISALLVTPYFVSNLLCAGAETTEVRVQLIAATFISSGIATILQTTFGLRLAILHGPSFAFFPALHTFGDVYPCNSDTDTTQWKEKLQMISGSLFVAVLIMPFLGITGMVGRIAKHIGPITIVPMLMLLCIGTVQDIEQKVSHHWISIVEILLLIIFVVLLEEFEVPMPAFSMEKKAFYTAKMKIFSQFPYLLGIMIAWFVCWILTITDLEPYGCSARTDRNESLFVLENTPWIQIQYPLQYGLPKLSAPLIIAFSASMLAATIESIGNYGICARICQQGSPPSSSMNRAFVVEGFGSMLAALMGVGTGVTTYSENIAIMQVTKVTSRITMQCAGVILILMGIFSKFAAFLAMIPEAIIGGVLTAGMSMICGVAFSNLQSVDLRLSRNLTIIGLSIILGCTIPAHFEKSPLHSGNKTIDDIFGTLLKMRMLVGGLIAFCLDIIASGATRKQRGFEDKLEKIEISVEKNGFALSSFANQTILKIPSLTKLPIVPSEKSIRRIEELRMKVIDHKI
- the T07G12.3 gene encoding DUF229 domain-containing protein (Confirmed by transcript evidence), with amino-acid sequence MKFIKYIITILLAFLGFYMLSWRSFNNGSTKIESKFLYLDSSRSAHNICALPIYDYWDTSIKNVMHEYNPARNCYKNYVQWTELVNSTWRIVKDGANCLARCFSGIGGSKNVKIGPWMKPGHVDCEFLETVCWEDNIEVYGHIHTQIIPRKASPTKFKDAPNVFIFTIDAMNTGMAKRSFPKLLSYFKNEFQMIEFPFVNKVGENSRPNGLPLWFGKSIEGGRRVTGDDVEVDWDWNQYCETYLDNSSHIFKDFKDHGYATMLFEDWEGNVVDSWPTCVGFEEPPTDHTFRPFASVSETHGMEITKRHLSGKFCRETHHAIMELLEQGIEAYKDRPIFSWLWLAWVAHDWIDGAARVDEYLVNYFKKHNNMFDNSFVMFVSDHGLRTGKHMRTEIGAFERDNPFLSISIPKRFRATKFGILETLNFDSKQLQTHFDVRATLLDILKFQPTSKFMDRQQKNIPDEKGHSLIRKQPDFPRTCATLPIPQQWCICQVDKFEIHNETLKNHLGEKLLNHVHRKLKKLNVSEICETFRLSKVTSLIEYGYVRTMRTYKISVETTISSYAHFETFVTYDIETDIAKFEKVTRLDNYAMTTDCTKPIRQSPLCYCKNINFPLRILLRMIL
- the T07G12.4 gene encoding Solute carrier family 23 member 2 (Partially confirmed by transcript evidence), with product MTRKSRETSDLYYYVNDIPNISAIFFYGFQQMLVCISALLITPYLVSNLLCAGVETTAVRVQLISATFITGGIATILQSTFGLRLAILHGPSAAFFPALHTFGDLYPCNSDTDTTQWRERLQLISGSLFAAVLIMPFLGLTGMVGRMAKHIGPITIVPMLILLCIGVIPDIEHKVSLHWISIIEILILIAFVVLLEEYEVPIPAFSMEQKKFNTMKIKLFSQFPYLLGIMIAWFACWILTISDLEPYGSSARTDRNDSLFVLENTPWIQIQYPLQFGFPRLSAPLVIAFTASMLAAMIESIGSYGICARICQQGSPPSSSMNRAFVVEGFGSMLAALMGVGTGVTTYSENIAIMQVTKVTSRITMQCAGVILILMGIFSKFAAFLAMIPEAIIGGVLTAGMSMICGVAFSNLQSVDLRLSRNLTIIGLSIILGCTIPAHFEKSPLHSGNKTIDDIFGTLLKMRMLVGGLIAFCLDIIASGATRKQRGFEDKLEKIEISVEKNGFALSSFANQTILKIPSLTKLPIVPSEKSIRRIEELRMKVIDHKIVSQ